A genome region from Bacteroidales bacterium includes the following:
- a CDS encoding GNAT family N-acetyltransferase, producing MKDIIPAVDKDLLISELTEDKFMRRTNFGDNAIYVCTAHDSPNVMKEIGRLREHAFRRAGGGSGKDADIDAYDTAEIPYKQLIVWDEEDKEITGGYRFIDLSKIPAEKHEGMKLATQGLLNFSDKFIKEYMPYTIELGRSFVQPNFQSGSITRKTLFALDNLWDGLGALLNNNPKIKYFFGKVTMYTHFEKFSRDLILYFMNKHFKDPEKLVSPINPLPYHHNETELAMVFPNDDYEKNKKILSKEVRVRGENVPPLINSYMSLSGTMKCFGTSINTNFGYVEETGILITVDDIYESKKKRHLEF from the coding sequence ATGAAAGATATTATACCTGCTGTCGATAAAGATTTATTGATTTCCGAATTAACGGAAGATAAGTTTATGCGAAGAACAAATTTCGGAGATAACGCTATTTATGTATGCACAGCACACGATTCGCCAAATGTTATGAAAGAAATAGGCAGATTAAGAGAGCATGCATTCAGGAGAGCAGGCGGAGGCTCAGGGAAAGATGCAGATATAGATGCTTATGATACCGCAGAAATACCTTATAAACAATTAATTGTTTGGGACGAAGAAGATAAAGAAATTACAGGCGGGTATCGATTTATTGATCTCAGTAAAATTCCGGCTGAAAAGCACGAAGGTATGAAACTTGCAACACAGGGCTTGCTTAATTTTTCAGATAAATTTATAAAAGAATATATGCCTTATACCATTGAGTTGGGGCGTTCTTTTGTACAACCTAATTTTCAATCGGGAAGTATAACCAGAAAAACTCTTTTTGCATTGGATAATCTTTGGGACGGTTTAGGTGCTTTATTGAATAACAATCCGAAAATAAAATATTTCTTCGGTAAAGTTACAATGTACACACATTTTGAAAAATTTTCTCGTGATTTAATTTTATATTTCATGAATAAACATTTTAAAGACCCCGAGAAATTAGTTTCCCCTATTAATCCTTTGCCTTATCATCATAATGAAACTGAACTTGCAATGGTTTTTCCGAATGATGATTACGAGAAGAATAAAAAAATATTATCAAAAGAAGTTCGTGTGAGAGGCGAAAATGTACCGCCTTTAATAAACTCTTATATGAGTTTATCCGGAACTATGAAATGTTTCGGAACTTCAATAAATACAAATTTCGGATATGTTGAAGAAACAGGTATTTTAATAACAGTTGATGATATTTATGAGAGCAAGAAAAAAAGGCATCTTGAATTTTGA
- a CDS encoding WD40 repeat domain-containing protein: MKSRIIKINIITLLFLLNFLQINSQNLKEINTISVEGKFITAVNISPDNQKIICGFNTGEIVAYEPFTGKIIYSLKRHTGEINSISFDKKEKYFISAGQDRTAVVWSINTGKQLKSYTGNGDEVWSAEFTPNGIYVVTGGTDQVISVWELVSTKRYRTLWGHKDRVYALKVTNDGKYIISVSGDRRIKKWDISKQLQVKSIEGHTNVITTLAISPNQKFFVTGAKDNTVKIWDLETFDNIAVMRGHMWHVKKVDISPDSKYIVSSSWDNTFILWDVSTHQSIKTIQSHSAPVLDVVFSKDGKYIVSCDESNIKIWETGFAASSNTSDNK; the protein is encoded by the coding sequence ATGAAATCCCGAATAATCAAAATCAATATAATTACCTTGCTGTTTTTATTGAATTTTCTGCAAATTAACAGTCAAAACCTTAAAGAAATAAACACCATAAGCGTTGAAGGGAAGTTTATTACAGCCGTAAATATATCGCCGGACAATCAAAAAATTATTTGCGGCTTTAACACAGGAGAAATTGTTGCTTATGAGCCTTTTACGGGCAAAATTATATATTCGTTAAAAAGACATACAGGTGAAATAAATTCCATTTCATTTGATAAAAAAGAAAAATATTTTATTTCTGCCGGTCAAGACAGAACTGCCGTAGTTTGGAGCATTAATACCGGAAAACAATTAAAATCATACACCGGAAACGGAGACGAAGTTTGGAGTGCAGAATTCACACCTAACGGAATTTATGTTGTAACAGGCGGAACAGACCAAGTAATCAGTGTATGGGAATTAGTATCTACAAAAAGATACAGAACACTTTGGGGACACAAAGACAGAGTATATGCTTTAAAAGTAACTAATGACGGGAAATATATTATAAGTGTCTCCGGCGACCGAAGAATAAAAAAATGGGACATTTCAAAACAACTTCAGGTAAAATCAATAGAAGGTCATACAAATGTTATAACAACATTAGCAATAAGCCCGAACCAAAAGTTTTTTGTAACAGGGGCAAAAGATAATACCGTGAAAATTTGGGACTTGGAAACCTTTGATAATATTGCAGTTATGCGAGGTCATATGTGGCATGTAAAAAAAGTTGATATAAGCCCTGATTCAAAATATATTGTCAGCAGTTCTTGGGACAACACATTTATTTTGTGGGATGTATCAACACATCAAAGTATTAAAACAATCCAATCTCATTCGGCTCCTGTACTCGATGTAGTTTTCAGTAAAGACGGGAAATATATTGTTTCTTGTGACGAAAGTAATATAAAAATTTGGGAAACAGGATTTGCTGCATCAAGTAATACATCAGACAATAAATAA
- a CDS encoding ATP-binding protein, protein MTKNRKLIILAIIPAVLFISSYLVNKYEESKLNYIIDTEYIESILHPLEDELETIVSKTAKSISSDSNIRLLFEGITNNQNSKFTVLIYQNDSLKFWTSNTVPIPYIYNDSVFRDSKIVKLGNGWYEVAKVNLKDCNIIGLLKIKNNYYYDNQYLKTEFVIGADIPSSVILSTSPISIGRDINNKEGKYLFSLIPSKNFDSEYETSELPFLLFYFSIISVLFFFTILLKFISDKKNSFLISAAITVGISVILIIISEFSFNGFLIDNTFNSRELYSGTFPFSSFAKLLIYASVVVFISVNLFRVIPFESIVDKLNKKNESFIYLFIFGYILVIFYYYLLIYETISAFLLNSTITVNIQNLKEFDIYAFFAHLLIGIAFLSFIIISDHFIKLTSRITKAINTIVTLLFSSLILVILNYYFINEFCTFQVLSFIVFIVILIFIRYYKQDYSYYSVISIIFAFSVFIVIFEHSDNRIKEAQKESILINRLADERDEMAERFLREINNRLVNDTVLINKITNVSFDQDLIIHEYLRRKYFYGFWEKYDLSLSLCGNTEFYESANQALNCQGYYSNKFNEFGKKVENTVFWFLNDNSGKIIYTGVIKIPEYIDNRDLTLYITLNEKLISKSLGYPKLLIDKSTQTKTEYENYSYAKYNNGILSVKSGKYFYDLIDKDFAISSDQRYSIELNGYNHLVLSDKKGQRIVLSKEKTKTFDLIISFAYLFVFYNFLVFISILFSDYRFVVKKLKFNFTNQLRFAMIFILVISFVIFGIGTVYYTVKQYQETIDKEIGDKIQSVLVELKHKLQDEEELTPAWHTDRYDHLDELLIKFSQVFFSDINLYDLNGYLLATSRSEIFNKGLIGKQMDSEAFKAMSLYKKTEFIHKEKIGNLEYSSIYIPLKNDNNKIISYINLPYFIKTNKLKKNISDVLITTLNLYVVLFLLTIFLAFIISTEITRPLRMLQSKFKAVQLGKKQQEIIYNKDDEIGALVKEYNLMVSKLETSVKKLAESERESAWREMAKQIAHEIKNPLTPMKLSIQLLQKTWYDKIDDTKGFEKRLNSVSETLIEQINTLSSIASEFSAFAKMPKARNEEVNIIQKLKTVTGLFENTENIDISFDYKKNDNIYIIADKEQVSRVFINLIKNSIQAIPKKRKGKIKVLLLTGQTKVTVIIEDNGAGIPNDKKNRLFEPSFTTKTTGMGIGLAIVKNIVNSAGGDIWFESKVNKGTKFFIEFLKA, encoded by the coding sequence ATGACTAAAAATCGGAAACTCATAATATTAGCAATTATTCCTGCAGTTTTGTTTATTTCATCTTATTTGGTAAATAAATACGAAGAAAGTAAATTGAACTATATTATTGACACAGAATATATTGAGTCGATTTTGCATCCCCTTGAAGATGAGCTTGAAACAATAGTTTCAAAAACTGCAAAAAGCATTTCTTCCGATAGTAATATAAGATTGTTATTTGAAGGAATTACGAATAATCAAAATTCGAAATTTACTGTTTTAATATACCAGAATGATTCGTTGAAATTTTGGACAAGCAATACTGTACCTATTCCTTATATTTATAATGATTCTGTTTTCAGGGATAGTAAAATTGTTAAATTAGGTAACGGCTGGTATGAAGTTGCAAAAGTTAATTTGAAAGATTGTAATATTATCGGTCTTTTAAAAATTAAGAATAATTATTATTATGACAATCAGTATTTAAAAACAGAATTTGTAATCGGTGCAGATATTCCTTCTTCCGTAATCTTGTCAACTTCACCTATCAGCATAGGAAGGGACATCAATAACAAAGAGGGAAAATATCTTTTTTCATTAATCCCTTCTAAAAATTTTGATTCGGAATATGAAACTTCGGAATTACCGTTTTTACTGTTTTATTTTTCAATAATTTCGGTTTTATTCTTTTTTACGATTTTATTAAAATTTATTTCCGATAAAAAAAACTCTTTTTTAATCAGTGCTGCAATAACCGTAGGGATTTCTGTTATTCTTATAATTATTTCAGAATTTTCGTTTAACGGTTTTTTAATTGATAATACTTTTAATTCAAGGGAACTGTATAGCGGAACATTTCCGTTTTCTTCTTTTGCAAAACTGTTAATATATGCATCTGTCGTTGTTTTTATTTCTGTAAATTTATTTAGGGTAATACCTTTCGAAAGTATTGTTGATAAGCTTAATAAAAAAAATGAAAGTTTTATTTATTTATTCATTTTCGGGTACATTTTAGTTATTTTTTACTACTATTTATTGATATACGAAACAATTTCTGCATTTTTATTAAATTCTACAATTACTGTCAACATTCAAAACCTTAAAGAATTTGATATATACGCCTTTTTTGCACACCTTTTAATCGGCATTGCATTTTTGTCATTTATTATTATTTCGGATCACTTTATAAAACTTACAAGCCGAATAACAAAAGCAATTAATACGATAGTAACTTTGCTTTTTTCGTCATTAATTCTCGTAATATTAAATTATTATTTTATTAATGAATTTTGCACATTTCAAGTTCTGTCATTCATTGTTTTTATTGTCATTCTGATATTCATTCGTTATTACAAACAGGATTATTCATACTATTCAGTTATCAGCATAATTTTTGCCTTTTCTGTTTTCATAGTCATTTTTGAACATTCTGACAATCGAATAAAAGAAGCACAAAAAGAAAGTATATTAATAAATCGGCTTGCAGATGAAAGAGATGAGATGGCTGAACGGTTTTTACGAGAAATCAACAACAGGTTAGTAAACGATACGGTTTTAATAAATAAGATTACAAATGTCAGTTTTGACCAAGACTTAATTATTCACGAATACTTAAGACGAAAATACTTTTACGGTTTTTGGGAAAAATATGACCTTTCACTTAGCTTGTGCGGAAATACCGAATTTTATGAATCGGCAAACCAAGCTTTAAATTGTCAAGGATACTATAGTAACAAATTTAATGAGTTTGGTAAAAAAGTTGAGAATACAGTATTTTGGTTCTTAAATGACAATTCGGGAAAAATAATATATACAGGTGTTATAAAAATTCCCGAATATATTGACAACAGAGATCTAACCTTATATATAACACTAAACGAGAAGCTTATATCAAAAAGCCTTGGGTATCCGAAATTATTAATTGATAAAAGCACACAAACAAAAACAGAATATGAAAATTATTCTTATGCAAAATATAATAACGGTATTCTCTCCGTTAAATCCGGCAAATATTTTTATGACTTAATAGATAAAGATTTCGCAATTAGCTCAGACCAGAGGTATAGCATAGAATTAAACGGCTACAACCATTTGGTCTTGTCCGATAAAAAAGGACAAAGAATTGTATTAAGTAAGGAAAAAACAAAGACTTTTGATTTAATAATTTCATTTGCCTATTTATTCGTTTTTTACAATTTTCTTGTATTTATTTCTATTCTTTTCTCAGATTACAGATTTGTAGTTAAAAAGTTAAAATTTAATTTTACAAATCAACTAAGGTTTGCAATGATATTTATTCTTGTTATTTCATTTGTTATTTTTGGAATCGGTACAGTTTATTATACAGTTAAGCAATATCAAGAAACCATTGATAAAGAAATAGGAGATAAAATCCAATCTGTTTTAGTTGAATTAAAACATAAGTTGCAAGATGAGGAAGAACTTACGCCGGCATGGCACACCGACAGATATGATCACCTTGACGAACTTTTAATTAAATTCTCTCAAGTGTTCTTCTCTGATATTAACTTATACGATTTAAACGGGTATCTGCTTGCAACTTCAAGGTCTGAAATTTTCAATAAAGGTTTAATAGGCAAACAAATGGACTCAGAAGCTTTTAAAGCGATGTCTTTATATAAAAAAACAGAGTTTATTCACAAAGAAAAAATCGGCAATTTAGAGTATTCATCAATTTATATCCCACTTAAAAATGATAATAACAAAATTATTTCATATATCAATTTGCCTTATTTTATTAAAACCAACAAACTTAAAAAAAACATATCAGATGTTCTTATCACAACACTAAACCTATATGTTGTATTATTCTTATTAACAATATTTTTAGCTTTTATTATTTCAACAGAAATTACAAGACCCCTAAGAATGCTGCAAAGCAAATTTAAAGCAGTTCAACTTGGAAAAAAACAACAAGAGATTATTTATAATAAGGATGATGAAATAGGTGCACTCGTAAAAGAATATAATTTAATGGTAAGTAAGCTTGAAACCAGTGTTAAAAAGCTGGCAGAGTCTGAAAGAGAAAGTGCGTGGAGAGAAATGGCAAAACAAATTGCTCATGAAATAAAAAACCCGCTTACACCCATGAAATTAAGCATTCAGCTACTTCAAAAAACATGGTACGATAAAATAGACGATACTAAAGGTTTTGAAAAGCGATTAAACTCTGTTTCTGAAACTCTTATAGAGCAAATTAATACATTATCATCAATTGCATCTGAATTTTCAGCTTTTGCAAAAATGCCCAAAGCAAGAAACGAAGAAGTAAATATTATACAAAAATTAAAAACTGTTACCGGTTTGTTTGAAAACACCGAGAATATTGATATAAGCTTTGATTATAAGAAAAATGATAATATTTATATAATTGCTGACAAAGAGCAAGTGTCCAGGGTCTTTATTAACCTAATAAAAAACTCAATACAAGCAATACCGAAAAAAAGAAAAGGGAAAATTAAAGTTTTATTACTGACCGGTCAAACAAAAGTAACAGTTATTATTGAAGATAACGGAGCAGGAATACCAAATGATAAAAAAAACCGTCTTTTTGAACCAAGTTTCACAACAAAAACTACGGGTATGGGAATAGGGTTGGCAATAGTCAAAAACATTGTAAACAGTGCAGGTGGCGATATTTGGTTTGAATCAAAAGTAAACAAAGGCACAAAGTTCTTTATTGAATTTTTAAAAGCATAA
- the rlmH gene encoding 23S rRNA (pseudouridine(1915)-N(3))-methyltransferase RlmH, translating to MKLSLFFTGKTSSDYLEKGIKEYEKRINRYIDFEIKTIKDLKASKSMPLKTVKQKEGEGILKYIKENDILILLDEKGKQFTSREFAKFISHKNSTGVKHLIFLIGGAYGFSEQVYKRANEKISLSKMTFSHQPVRLLFAEQLYRAFTIIKGEPYHND from the coding sequence GTGAAATTATCATTATTTTTTACAGGGAAAACCTCATCTGATTATCTTGAAAAGGGAATAAAGGAATATGAAAAAAGAATAAACCGCTATATTGATTTTGAAATTAAAACGATAAAAGATTTAAAAGCGAGCAAAAGCATGCCCTTAAAAACGGTAAAACAAAAAGAAGGAGAGGGAATTTTAAAGTATATTAAAGAAAATGACATATTAATTTTACTTGACGAAAAAGGCAAGCAATTTACATCAAGAGAATTTGCAAAGTTTATTAGCCACAAAAACAGCACGGGCGTTAAACATCTTATTTTTTTAATAGGCGGAGCTTACGGTTTTTCGGAGCAAGTTTACAAAAGAGCAAACGAAAAAATTTCATTATCTAAAATGACTTTCTCGCATCAACCCGTAAGACTTTTATTTGCAGAACAACTATACAGAGCATTTACTATTATAAAAGGAGAGCCATACCATAATGACTAA
- a CDS encoding ATP-binding cassette domain-containing protein, producing MEILRTQKVVKQFENHRALSEISISVEEGTVFGLLGPNGAGKTTLIRIINQITAPDEGEVFLFNEKLKPEHIKDIGYLPEERGLYKKMKVGEQAMYFAQLKGMSKNDAKAKLNSLFDKFEINDWWNKKVEELSKGMQQKVQFITTIVHEPKLLIFDEPFSGFDPINADILKKEILALRDKGTSVIFSTHNMASVEEVCDHIALIDNSHKILDGKVSEIKEQFKSNVFEIVFDGNFNKFSASLTADYELVENIQQNGTSIVKVKLLNKISPNELLSKMLQFGKIISFNEVIPSMHDIFVKAVKGNNQ from the coding sequence ATGGAAATACTAAGAACACAAAAAGTAGTAAAGCAATTTGAAAATCACAGAGCTTTATCCGAAATAAGTATAAGTGTTGAAGAAGGAACCGTTTTCGGCTTGTTAGGACCGAACGGTGCAGGAAAAACAACTTTAATAAGAATAATTAATCAGATAACTGCACCCGACGAAGGTGAGGTTTTTTTATTTAACGAAAAACTGAAACCGGAACATATAAAAGATATCGGTTATCTTCCGGAGGAAAGAGGTTTGTATAAAAAAATGAAAGTAGGAGAGCAAGCAATGTATTTTGCACAGCTTAAGGGAATGTCAAAAAATGATGCAAAAGCAAAGCTTAATAGTTTATTTGATAAATTTGAAATTAACGATTGGTGGAATAAAAAAGTTGAAGAACTTTCAAAAGGCATGCAGCAAAAAGTGCAGTTTATAACAACGATTGTTCATGAACCGAAGTTGTTAATTTTTGACGAGCCCTTCAGCGGTTTTGACCCGATTAATGCCGATATTCTGAAAAAAGAAATTCTTGCTTTAAGAGATAAAGGAACTTCTGTTATTTTTTCAACACACAATATGGCTTCGGTTGAAGAAGTTTGCGACCATATTGCTCTTATAGATAATTCGCATAAGATACTTGACGGAAAAGTTTCAGAAATAAAAGAACAGTTCAAATCAAATGTTTTTGAGATTGTTTTTGACGGAAACTTCAATAAATTTTCTGCAAGCTTAACGGCTGACTATGAGCTAGTAGAAAACATACAGCAAAACGGAACATCAATAGTAAAAGTAAAACTTTTGAATAAAATAAGTCCGAATGAATTGCTTTCGAAAATGTTGCAATTCGGTAAAATAATTTCGTTTAATGAAGTTATTCCGAGTATGCATGATATTTTTGTTAAAGCCGTTAAAGGGAATAATCAATAA
- a CDS encoding ABC transporter permease, with protein sequence MNKIPLIIKREYLTRVKKKSFIIMTIVGPILMAALFIAPVWLGMMDDNEKKTISVYDESGKYKNAFEDTETLTFRFLDEPDIKKREQDFLESGNYAMLTISDTIKNEFVLYSEKAPDLSVKEQITGRMERFVEAENFKKLGINKAEIDSAKVDIYLETYTLTEEGVEKSSAELGIAIGFISAFVIYIFIFMYGVQVMKGVIEEKINRVVEVLISSVKPFQLMAGKIIGIALVALTQFVLWAVLTGVIVSFVYFAFGESMMPQGQDLSQIQNMSTQQMEELVGNNQFSDLIVGLINFNWFAIISTFLVFFAGGYLLYSSLFAAIGAAVDNETDTQQFMLPVTVPLILAIVSAQGIVKNPDGTLAFWLSIIPFTSPIIMPLRVAMGRYEVWELLLSAGLLTGAFIATVWLAAKIYKVGILMYGKKVSYKELWKWLRYK encoded by the coding sequence ATGAATAAAATACCGTTAATCATAAAACGTGAATATCTTACAAGAGTTAAGAAAAAATCTTTTATTATAATGACGATTGTCGGACCGATATTAATGGCAGCACTTTTTATTGCTCCTGTTTGGCTGGGAATGATGGATGATAACGAAAAAAAAACAATTTCGGTTTATGATGAATCCGGTAAATATAAAAATGCTTTTGAAGATACCGAAACATTAACATTTCGTTTTTTGGATGAACCGGACATTAAAAAAAGAGAACAAGATTTCTTAGAATCGGGAAATTATGCAATGTTGACAATTTCAGATACAATTAAGAACGAATTTGTGCTCTACTCTGAAAAAGCTCCTGATTTAAGTGTAAAAGAACAGATAACGGGAAGAATGGAACGGTTTGTCGAGGCTGAAAATTTCAAAAAACTAGGCATTAATAAAGCTGAAATTGATTCTGCAAAAGTTGACATTTATCTCGAAACTTACACACTTACAGAAGAAGGAGTTGAAAAAAGTTCAGCTGAACTGGGAATTGCAATCGGATTTATTTCTGCATTTGTCATCTATATTTTTATTTTTATGTACGGTGTGCAAGTAATGAAAGGTGTTATTGAAGAAAAAATTAACAGAGTAGTGGAAGTTCTTATTTCTTCTGTGAAACCCTTTCAGTTAATGGCAGGTAAAATTATAGGAATTGCTTTGGTTGCATTAACACAGTTTGTTTTGTGGGCTGTGCTTACCGGAGTAATCGTGAGTTTTGTATATTTTGCTTTCGGAGAAAGTATGATGCCGCAAGGTCAGGATTTAAGTCAAATTCAAAATATGTCAACTCAACAAATGGAAGAGCTTGTCGGAAATAATCAGTTTTCAGACCTTATTGTCGGATTAATAAATTTTAATTGGTTTGCAATAATCAGCACATTTTTGGTTTTCTTTGCCGGAGGATACTTGCTTTATTCATCACTTTTTGCAGCAATAGGTGCAGCTGTTGATAATGAAACAGATACACAACAGTTTATGCTTCCGGTAACAGTTCCTCTTATCTTAGCAATTGTATCAGCTCAAGGGATTGTTAAAAACCCCGACGGAACTTTAGCTTTCTGGCTTTCAATAATTCCGTTTACGTCTCCGATAATAATGCCTTTACGTGTTGCCATGGGAAGATACGAAGTTTGGGAACTTCTGTTATCGGCAGGTTTGTTGACAGGTGCATTTATTGCAACAGTTTGGCTTGCCGCAAAAATTTATAAGGTCGGAATTTTAATGTACGGAAAGAAAGTTAGTTATAAAGAACTTTGGAAGTGGTTGAGGTATAAATAA
- a CDS encoding DUF3843 family protein, with protein sequence MKDRIYIKQWLKLKPERKSNITDSYYLRLANKIKKEISPKNTFLFRNYLGEEDYNLMFCFLSSYFEDVISGVNIWKTFVKKHNELYGKKLPFYNTEEYFDDEINIQDVQLLIWYFINSYVEDMVISPFNDFIKTTATEVMGVFEKEYEYAPENLVLKKHYHINKTEEDYYKIRAVIDKILYQTWLFYPNTGLKLDIREKEIIEENKKEGNVMSYLQENRDISVHNDKTTLLNMKGNEWLAEVLGEKHPLYKDILDITQKIKGFFYYKKQDGRYIYLEHIATGKKFNLLKSTYDTHYELIVKNTVLYIGLVKWQKEWWFSGITFINEYSAEIIKEQKNNLHAKRELDFLDYDKDVLIDNLKNQFDVFLKFNNGSPVKFLSASEINNFLSEYFSFFNNSLKLSEKEEKKSKNKIKNKGYSFDKDDMDFSEDSENALIFFNEKSGIELASDINSAFPSKENPYFVEEESNENITFLIFSDNFSKELVLYCINNFKEKLSYFKSNPGKLYLKDLDFLMRFYKNENYASKPSITLI encoded by the coding sequence ATGAAAGACAGAATATATATAAAACAATGGTTAAAATTAAAACCTGAACGAAAATCAAATATAACCGACAGTTATTATTTGAGATTAGCAAATAAAATAAAAAAAGAAATAAGTCCGAAAAATACTTTTTTATTTCGTAATTATTTGGGAGAAGAAGATTATAATTTAATGTTTTGTTTCCTCTCTTCATATTTTGAGGATGTAATTTCGGGTGTAAATATCTGGAAAACATTTGTAAAAAAACATAATGAATTATACGGTAAAAAATTACCGTTTTATAATACTGAAGAATATTTTGATGATGAAATAAACATTCAGGATGTTCAGTTATTAATTTGGTATTTTATTAACTCATATGTTGAAGATATGGTAATAAGCCCTTTTAATGATTTTATTAAAACTACCGCAACAGAAGTAATGGGTGTTTTTGAAAAAGAATATGAATACGCACCTGAAAATTTGGTGTTGAAAAAACATTATCATATAAATAAAACAGAAGAAGATTATTATAAAATAAGAGCAGTCATTGATAAAATACTATACCAAACATGGTTGTTTTATCCTAACACAGGATTGAAATTAGATATCAGAGAGAAAGAGATTATTGAGGAAAATAAAAAAGAAGGTAATGTAATGAGCTATCTTCAAGAAAACAGAGATATCAGTGTTCATAACGATAAAACAACATTGTTAAATATGAAAGGCAATGAATGGTTAGCAGAAGTACTTGGGGAAAAGCACCCTTTGTATAAAGATATTTTAGACATTACACAAAAAATAAAAGGCTTCTTTTATTATAAGAAACAAGATGGCAGATATATTTATTTAGAGCATATAGCAACAGGCAAGAAGTTTAACTTGTTAAAGTCAACATACGATACACATTATGAGCTGATTGTAAAAAATACGGTTCTTTATATCGGATTGGTTAAATGGCAAAAGGAATGGTGGTTTTCCGGAATAACATTTATTAATGAATACAGTGCAGAGATTATTAAAGAACAAAAGAACAATTTACACGCAAAAAGAGAACTTGATTTCTTAGATTATGATAAAGATGTTCTTATTGACAACTTGAAAAACCAATTTGATGTGTTTTTGAAATTTAATAACGGTTCTCCCGTTAAGTTTTTATCTGCATCAGAAATAAATAACTTCTTATCCGAATATTTTTCATTTTTTAACAATTCTTTGAAACTCTCTGAAAAGGAAGAAAAAAAATCAAAGAACAAAATAAAAAATAAAGGATATTCTTTTGATAAAGATGACATGGATTTTTCAGAAGATTCGGAAAACGCTTTAATTTTTTTCAACGAAAAATCCGGCATTGAGTTAGCATCGGATATAAATAGTGCATTTCCTTCAAAAGAAAATCCTTATTTTGTTGAGGAAGAAAGCAATGAAAATATAACTTTTTTAATTTTTTCCGATAATTTTTCGAAAGAGTTAGTTCTATACTGTATAAACAATTTTAAAGAAAAATTAAGTTATTTTAAAAGTAATCCGGGTAAATTATATTTAAAAGACCTTGATTTTTTAATGCGGTTTTATAAAAATGAGAATTATGCTTCAAAACCAAGTATTACTTTAATTTAA